A window of Arcobacter acticola genomic DNA:
ATTTTCTTTTTTTGCAGCTACTATTTCAAATAATTCGTCAATGTAATCTTCAATTTCAATAAGTACTTCATTTTTTATTAAATCTTCTAACTCTTTTTGTATACTCATTTTTACACCTTTTTTTTAATTTATAGATTATAACAAAAAACAACTACTCTTTTGCTTCAATATTATCATATAATATTTATGATAATATATTAAAAATAATTATATAAGGAAAATAAATGGCAGAGTTTAATAATGTTTCTATTGCAAAAGCAGCCAACATTCTTTTTGAAGGGAATATTACAAGTAGAACTATAGTGTTTGAAGATGGTTCTAGAAAAACATTAGGAATTATGTTACCAGGTGAATATGAATTAAATACAGTTCATAAAGAGATTATGGATATACAAAGAGGTACTTTAGAGATTATGTTACCTGCACAAGATTGGGTAAAATATGAAGGTCCTGCATCTTTTGAGATTCAAGCAAACTCTAAATTTAAATTAAGAGTACATTCTTTAGTTGATTATTGTTGTTCTTTTATTAAAAACCACTAATATTTCTTATGGTTTTATTAACAATGCGATTAAATCGCATTGTAATAATTGTTAAAATAAAAATTCTTTTTTTATCTCTTCAAATTTCAAAATTCTTTTACCAAAATGATCAGCCATGAATTTTTTTGCTTGATCTTCATCTTTAAATGGAATTAACTCTTCTCCCATAGGACCATAAACATTTGAACCTATAACATAAAATGCTTTTTTACCATCTGTAGATTCTAAAGTATAATAATCCGTAACATTAATCTCTGATATTTGATCATTATTGTGTTTATGCTCATATTTTGCAGGTTCAAAATAAAATTTCATCATATCTTTAACACCATCAAAATAGTGTACATGCCCATCATTTATTTTAATTTGAGCTACCCATTTTGGATATTTTGAGACATACATTCCACAAACTGGACATTTAGCTTCACTTGGAACTTCAATCATTTTTGATTTATCACTTGCAAGAGCAGGATTATATAAATATATTGCAACTGCTTGCATCATTTGAGGATTTAAGTTTTTACAAACATTATTATCTATTAGATATTGTTTTGCTTCACCTACAGAATTAAAGTCTTTTGTTTGTTTTGTATCACACATTGTTTCAAAAGCTTTTTTCCCTTTTATAGCCATAGGAACTCTTTTTTCATCAATAGCATTATTCTCTTTAATTAAAGCCTTTTTTGCCATATCTAAACTTTCATCAAAAGTATGAATTTCTCCACCAAA
This region includes:
- a CDS encoding pyrimidine/purine nucleoside phosphorylase, with the protein product MAEFNNVSIAKAANILFEGNITSRTIVFEDGSRKTLGIMLPGEYELNTVHKEIMDIQRGTLEIMLPAQDWVKYEGPASFEIQANSKFKLRVHSLVDYCCSFIKNH
- a CDS encoding nitrous oxide reductase accessory protein NosL, whose product is MRKVIGLLIFLSALIVTNLSADEMFQAVDPKDATLVKTDSSKEFCNVCGMHLTKFYKTSHATEFKNGHKEQYCSLHCQAQIEEDHADKIKNIQVVDTNSLKFIDAKNAIYVVGSSKPGTMTPVSKYAFSTKEEAVKFQKEFGGEIHTFDESLDMAKKALIKENNAIDEKRVPMAIKGKKAFETMCDTKQTKDFNSVGEAKQYLIDNNVCKNLNPQMMQAVAIYLYNPALASDKSKMIEVPSEAKCPVCGMYVSKYPKWVAQIKINDGHVHYFDGVKDMMKFYFEPAKYEHKHNNDQISEINVTDYYTLESTDGKKAFYVIGSNVYGPMGEELIPFKDEDQAKKFMADHFGKRILKFEEIKKEFLF